One window of Equus quagga isolate Etosha38 chromosome 4, UCLA_HA_Equagga_1.0, whole genome shotgun sequence genomic DNA carries:
- the LOC124238517 gene encoding olfactory receptor 5H2-like, which translates to MQKENGTLLTRFILTGLTYQPEWHIPLFLVFLVVYFTTIVGNLVLIALIWNDPQLHTPMYLFLGSLAFVDAWISSTVTPKMLVNFFATSKMISLSECMIQFFSFAFSVTTECFLLATMAYDRYVAICKPLLYPVIMTNRLCIRLLVLSFLGGFLHVLIHIGFLFRLTFCSSIIIHHFYCDIMPLFKISCTDPSINILVVFTFSGSIQVFTILTVLVSYTLVLFTILKRKSAQGIRKAFSTCGAHLFSVSLYYGPLLFMYVRPGSAQRDDQDMMDSLFYTVIIPLLNPIIYSLRNKKVINSLAKMLKRNV; encoded by the coding sequence atgcaaaaggaaaatggaacattGCTGACACGGTTTATTCTCACAGGACTTACGTATCAACCAGAGTGGCacatccccctcttcctggtattCTTGGTTGTATATTTCACCACTATTGTGGGGAACCTTGTTCTGATTGCTCTTATATGGAATGACCCTCAActtcacacccccatgtacttatTCCTTGGGAGTTTGGCTTTTGTGGATGCTTGGATATCATCCACAGTGACCCCCAAGATGCTGGTCAACTTCTTTGCCACGAGTaagatgatctctctctctgaatgcatgatacaatttttttcctttgcattcagtGTAACCACAGAATGTTTTCTACTGGCAACGATGGCATATGATCGCTATGTGGCCATATGCAAACCTTTACTTTATCCAGTGATTATGACCAACAGACTATGCATTAGGCTATTAGTTTTGTCCTTTTTAGGTGGCTTTCTTCATGTCTTAATTCATATAGGATTTTTATTCAGATTAACCTTCTGCAGTTCCATCATAATACATCATTTTTACTGTGACATTATGCCATTGTTTAAGATTTCCTGTACTGACCCTTCTATTAACATTCTGGTGGTATTTACTTTCTCTGGTTCAATACAGGTGTTCACCATTCTGACTGTTCTTGTCTCTTATACACTTGTTCTCTTTACAATCTTAAAAAGGAAGTCTGCACAAGGCATCAggaaagccttctccacctgtggagcccatctcttctctgtctctttataCTATGGCCCTCTTCTCTTCATGTATGTGCGCCCTGGATCTGCACAGAGAGATGACCAAGATATGATGGACTCTCTATTTTACACTGTCATCATTCCTTTGTTAAATCCAATTATCTACAgcctgagaaataagaaagtcATAAATTCACTGGCAAAAATGCTAAAGAGAAATGTTTAG